Proteins found in one Thermodesulfobacteriota bacterium genomic segment:
- a CDS encoding AEC family transporter, translated as MDILLSVIPVFLLIALGAVLRRYGFLNQGFIDSANSLVYYILLPALLINELSAAEFRSAFSGTLVIGAYAAILLTFGLAFTLARALGIGPSETGSFVQGTVRANFAYVGLPIVFNVMGQAGLSKAGILLGFGVIWLNALSILALILPHGLGKEKGIETALRILRQVATNPTILACTAGIAFSVLSLPVPAIARKTMSLMAAATLPLSLLCLGGSFSLARARRGFGLAALAALLKLVVVTGLALAFYRWMGVGGDDLRVGVILLGCPTAVVTYVLASQLMGDIDLAGTIVITSTAASAFTITGWLFLLRAMGW; from the coding sequence TTGGATATCCTGCTGTCCGTCATTCCCGTCTTCCTGCTGATCGCGCTGGGCGCGGTCCTGCGGCGGTACGGTTTTCTGAACCAGGGGTTCATCGATTCGGCGAACTCCCTCGTCTACTACATCCTCCTCCCGGCGCTGCTGATCAACGAGCTCAGCGCCGCCGAGTTCCGGTCGGCGTTCAGCGGGACGCTCGTGATCGGGGCCTACGCCGCCATCCTGCTGACCTTCGGGCTCGCCTTCACCCTGGCCCGCGCCCTCGGGATCGGCCCGTCCGAGACCGGCTCCTTCGTCCAGGGAACGGTCCGCGCGAACTTCGCCTACGTGGGGCTCCCGATCGTCTTCAACGTGATGGGGCAGGCGGGGCTGAGCAAGGCGGGGATCCTCCTCGGCTTCGGTGTGATCTGGCTGAACGCCCTCTCCATCCTGGCGCTGATCCTCCCTCACGGCCTGGGGAAGGAGAAGGGGATCGAAACGGCGCTGCGGATCCTTCGCCAGGTGGCGACCAACCCGACCATCCTTGCGTGCACGGCCGGCATCGCCTTCAGCGTGCTCTCCCTGCCGGTCCCCGCCATTGCGCGGAAGACGATGTCATTGATGGCCGCCGCCACGCTTCCGCTGTCGCTGCTCTGCCTCGGGGGATCCTTTTCATTGGCGCGCGCGCGCCGCGGATTCGGCCTGGCGGCCCTGGCCGCTCTTCTGAAGCTCGTGGTCGTGACGGGGCTGGCGCTTGCGTTCTACCGCTGGATGGGGGTGGGGGGGGACGACCTTCGGGTCGGGGTGATCCTGCTCGGCTGCCCGACGGCAGTGGTGACTTACGTGCTGGCGTCCCAGCTGATGGGCGACATCGACCTTGCGGGGACCATCGTCATCACTTCCACCGCCGCTTCCGCGTTCACGATCACCGGGTGGCTGTTCCTGCTTCGTGCGATGGGGTGGTGA
- a CDS encoding choice-of-anchor U domain-containing protein, whose product MSKICCGSKSAATLAGIILFTIAALIAFGGTAEARSSYLSSFNTTYGTSGTALNTCNLCHPGGRTASLNAFASAYAAAGHAFAPIETQDSDGDGFTNRAEIDARTFPGDAASVPAPTPAPPAPTPPPAPTPTPPPAPTPDPPAPTPAPPAPTPPAPPAPTPDPPAVPPVSGATDTDGDGIPDHLDAYPTDPMMATLTNPAGGAQTTIDTSRNAGTRLMATAYYADSDPILNQAGKPAGYEFRHGIAAFLVTRMIPGGTASVVMTWPEPIPAGSKIYKIDAAGFHEYPHAVIDGSTVTLTLTDGGAGDADGMANGIIDDPVAVATPVAGASAPAGADPVLSGGGGCSVAGSGGSGGFAGALGMLALAGLALRACRPSCRKR is encoded by the coding sequence ATGTCGAAAATCTGTTGTGGAAGCAAATCGGCTGCGACCCTGGCGGGCATTATCCTGTTCACAATAGCTGCACTGATCGCGTTCGGCGGGACGGCTGAAGCGAGATCGTCTTACCTCTCCTCTTTCAATACCACCTACGGCACTTCGGGAACGGCGCTGAACACGTGCAACCTTTGCCATCCGGGCGGCAGGACGGCAAGCCTGAACGCCTTTGCCAGCGCCTACGCCGCCGCCGGCCACGCCTTCGCTCCCATTGAGACACAGGATTCGGACGGCGACGGCTTCACCAATCGGGCCGAGATCGACGCAAGGACCTTCCCGGGCGACGCGGCGAGCGTTCCCGCGCCGACCCCTGCCCCGCCGGCGCCGACTCCTCCGCCCGCGCCGACCCCGACGCCTCCTCCTGCGCCCACGCCCGACCCGCCTGCGCCGACTCCCGCACCGCCCGCGCCGACGCCTCCTGCGCCGCCCGCGCCGACGCCCGATCCCCCCGCAGTCCCGCCCGTGTCCGGCGCCACCGACACGGACGGCGACGGGATCCCGGACCATCTGGACGCGTACCCCACCGACCCCATGATGGCCACCCTGACGAACCCGGCAGGCGGAGCGCAGACCACGATCGACACGTCGCGGAACGCCGGCACCCGGCTGATGGCTACGGCATACTATGCGGATTCCGACCCGATTCTCAACCAGGCGGGGAAGCCCGCCGGGTACGAGTTCCGGCATGGCATCGCCGCCTTCCTGGTGACGCGGATGATCCCGGGCGGCACGGCGAGCGTCGTGATGACCTGGCCCGAACCGATCCCCGCCGGCTCGAAGATCTATAAAATCGACGCCGCGGGATTCCACGAGTACCCGCACGCCGTCATCGACGGGAGCACCGTCACGCTGACGCTGACGGACGGCGGCGCAGGCGACGCCGACGGCATGGCGAACGGGATCATCGACGATCCGGTCGCCGTGGCAACGCCCGTCGCGGGGGCGTCCGCTCCTGCCGGCGCGGATCCCGTCCTGAGCGGTGGCGGCGGCTGCTCGGTCGCAGGATCGGGCGGCTCCGGCGGGTTCGCCGGCGCCCTCGGCATGCTGGCGCTGGCCGGGCTCGCGCTCCGGGCGTGCAGGCCGTCCTGCAGGAAGAGATAA